Below is a genomic region from Rhodohalobacter sp. 614A.
CGTCTATAAATTCAGGAGAGAAGAAGTACCAAATACAAAAAACGATAGCATTTAAAAATATAATAGAGCCTAAAAGAATTCGTCGGGGTGCTTCGTTTGTCCACTTAGGAAAAATCTGAGCCATAAATGAATTTGGATATAACCTGTTTCAAAAAAATGCTTTGGTATTTAGCGTCAAAAGGTACCGAATATATTCAAATCTGCATACCTGATTTGCACTCAAAATTAATATTTAAAATGAATCTAAATAACCAAAGGTGTTATTGATTAAAACCTCATTGAAAATGCGGCAGTAAGATAGGACACAGAGCAAATAATTGCTCATAAAACAGCAATTTTTTTTGAGTTTTGGTTTGAAAGCGAATGAGGTTTGAATTCGAACATGACTATCACTTTAAAAAATCTTGAATGATAGGTATTTAGCAATTGTAACAAACCGAATGAAATGGAGATAAACAAATGTTTATTTCGGGAATTTTTGATGAACCGATGGAATTATACTCATCAAAAAAGTAATAAAACCGTATTTTTGTGCGTGGAAAATTTTTTAAAATTCTAAAGAAGTTTGAATGAAATCGACATTAGATAAAGAACTAACGGTACAATTTTTAAAAGAAATTAGTGTCAAGAAAGCAATTGCTACCATTTTAGTAGTGAGCCTTGCTGCGTTCCTGTTTTTAATTTACCTGCTTTACTTCAGTGATTCTGCCGGCGCTTCGGAAAGCTGGGTTCGGCAATTGCCGGCTCTTAATGCTTTTTTAAACAGCGTAAGCACTGTTCTGATTCTCTCAGGATACGTGGCTATTCGAAAGAGGAAATACAAGGTTCATATGCGGTTTATGCTTACTGCCTTTATTACATCGAGTTTATTTCTGATTAGTTACCTGGTTTATCATCATTATGCCGGTGATACACCCTTTCCCGGTCAGGGATGGATTCGGCCGGTCTACTTCACCATTCTGATTTCGCACATTATACTCTCAGCATTTGTAGTGCCATTGGTTTTAACGAGTTATTATTTTGCATTCTCAGGCAAGTTTAAGACACATCGAAAAGTTTCGAAGTGGACATTCCCAATCTGGCTCTATGTTTCTATAACAGGAGTTGTGATTTTCTTTTTGTTGAATGCTTATGTATGAAAATAAAAATGGCGCAAGCGAAACGCTTGCGCCATCAAAACAGGTTCGCTGACCTGCAAAAATGATTGGTGTACTCTAATCACCTAAAAATTGTTCACCTGCTTTTGGAATCAGAACTTTTGTATCCGAGTATTCTTTGGTGAACTTTTTGAATTCCTT
It encodes:
- a CDS encoding DUF420 domain-containing protein: MKSTLDKELTVQFLKEISVKKAIATILVVSLAAFLFLIYLLYFSDSAGASESWVRQLPALNAFLNSVSTVLILSGYVAIRKRKYKVHMRFMLTAFITSSLFLISYLVYHHYAGDTPFPGQGWIRPVYFTILISHIILSAFVVPLVLTSYYFAFSGKFKTHRKVSKWTFPIWLYVSITGVVIFFLLNAYV